The following nucleotide sequence is from Selenomonadales bacterium.
ATTGCTGACGGGGCTACCGGCAGCATACAGGCAGAACTGGCTGGCTTAGGCGGCAACAGACTGACGGTCAACGTCACCGGTACACCCATAAAGAGCGGTCTGTCCGAGCAGGATCTACGCACCTTAGAGGAGCTGCCCGGAGTAACTGCGGTATCGCCGTCTACATCTGCCCGCGGTCACGTTACCTATGGCGATATCACCATCGAGAACGTTAGCGTGGCGGGGCGCAGCGCCGGCTTCTTTGCAGCCGAGCAGGATCAGCTACGCGCAGGGCGTGGCATCCATCGGCTTGATGTCAAGGAGAGGACCCACGTCGCAGTGCTTGGCGGCACGCTGGCCAGAGACCTGTTCGCTAACTTTTCGCCTTTGGGACAAGAGATTGTCATTAACAGCAGGAAGTTTACTGTCGTCGGTGTGCTGCAGGAGAGCGGGGGCTTTTCATTCGCGGCGCTAGACAATAGCGTCATCGTCCCTTACAACGTTGCGGAGCGCGTACTGGGGGGTACTAGGGTATCTTCGGTAGAGGTTTTCTTTGCGGAAGGGACGTCGCTGGAAAGCTTAAAGGCATCGCTTGAACGAAGTCTCACCTTCATCTTTGACGGGCGCGACAATGTCTACAGCATATTTAACCAGCAGGATATGCTCGACATGATGGAGACTGTAACCAATACCTTGACCCTGCTACTCGCAGGCATTGCCGCGATTTCACTGCTAGTGGGCGGCATTGGGATTATGAACATGATGCTGGTCTCCGTCACCGAACGCACCAGCGAAATAGGCTTGCGCAAGGCACTCGGCGCAGAACCCGGTCACATCATGCTGCAGTTCTTGACGGAAGCCGTGATCATCTGCTTGCTCGGTGGAGCCGTAGGCATCCTGTTGGGAGGAGCGCTGGCCTACGTTGGGGCTCGGTTAATCGGCTTCCCCTTTGTGCTATCGCTGGAACCTGTCGCCTTAGCCTTTGGGTTTTCCGTAGCGGTAGGATTGGTCTTCGGTATTGCCCCAGCACAGAAGGCTAGCAAGCTTAACCCGATAGACGCGCTGCGCCACGTGGGGTGAGTGCCTACTTCTCAGCTAGCGTCGCCCAAAACGTTGGTACGCCGTATTCGTGGAGCAGACCTGACCCATTTGTATCTTCGTAGAGGTCAAGCAGCTTAAACCCCGCCTTGAGCTGACCGCGAATCTGCTCCTCTAGCGTGTGCGAAAACTGAATGCCTGCGTCGGCTCGCTCGAGCACGGCGAGAAGCTCCGGATCCCGCAAGGGGTTAAACGGCAGGCGATACTTTAATTCGCGCCCCTCGTCGTCAAACAGGTAGTTCATACCGTTAGGCAAACCCGCGAACAGCTTGCCGCCGGGCTTAAGTATGCGAAAGCACTCCCGCCAAACATGCTGCACGTCTTCAATATAGCAGTTAGACACGGGGTGAAACACGAGGTCGAAAGCCTCGTCGTCAAAGGGCAGAGGCTGTGTCATGTCGGCGCGCACCGCAGTAATGGCATAGCCTTCGCGAGTGGCAACCGCTAAGTCGTTATCTATCTGTCTTTGCGAATAGTCGAGTAGTGTGCACTCCGCCCCAAGCGCGGCAAAGATGGGCATCTGCTGTCCACCGCCGGAAGCTAGCCCAAGCACCTTCTTGTCGCGCAGTTCCGGATACCACTCCTTTGGCACGGGCTTAGTAGGAGTTAGCAACATATGCCACTCTCCGCGCTTAGCGTCAGCGAACTGCTGCGGGGAGATGGGCACCCCCCACTCCCAGCCTGCGTCTACCCATTTGTCGATAGTTCTAGCGTTTATTTCAGTATATTTCATATCTGCGATGCGCCGCGACTATGTCGCGCTCCTCCGTCCCTCGGCGCCACTCCCCCGTGTCTCAAACCTCCAGGCATCCCTGACCATCTCGCGCAGGCCGCGCTTGGCTTTCCAGCCTAGCTCGCGCGCGGCGCGCGAAGCATCGGCAAAGCATACAGCCACGTCTCCGGCGCGGCGCCCCACTATTTCGTAGGGGACGGCGACGCCGTTTTCGGCTTCGAAGGTGCGCACAAGCTCTAGCACGGAAGTGCCCCGCCCGGTGCCGAGGTTAACTACACTCGTCCCTGGTG
It contains:
- a CDS encoding ABC transporter permease gives rise to the protein MLKEIVALAIDSVVQNKLRSFLTILGIVIGVGSIIALMLIADGATGSIQAELAGLGGNRLTVNVTGTPIKSGLSEQDLRTLEELPGVTAVSPSTSARGHVTYGDITIENVSVAGRSAGFFAAEQDQLRAGRGIHRLDVKERTHVAVLGGTLARDLFANFSPLGQEIVINSRKFTVVGVLQESGGFSFAALDNSVIVPYNVAERVLGGTRVSSVEVFFAEGTSLESLKASLERSLTFIFDGRDNVYSIFNQQDMLDMMETVTNTLTLLLAGIAAISLLVGGIGIMNMMLVSVTERTSEIGLRKALGAEPGHIMLQFLTEAVIICLLGGAVGILLGGALAYVGARLIGFPFVLSLEPVALAFGFSVAVGLVFGIAPAQKASKLNPIDALRHVG
- a CDS encoding class I SAM-dependent methyltransferase, producing MLLTPTKPVPKEWYPELRDKKVLGLASGGGQQMPIFAALGAECTLLDYSQRQIDNDLAVATREGYAITAVRADMTQPLPFDDEAFDLVFHPVSNCYIEDVQHVWRECFRILKPGGKLFAGLPNGMNYLFDDEGRELKYRLPFNPLRDPELLAVLERADAGIQFSHTLEEQIRGQLKAGFKLLDLYEDTNGSGLLHEYGVPTFWATLAEK